One genomic window of Gemmatimonadales bacterium includes the following:
- a CDS encoding serine/threonine-protein kinase, which yields MKPDLRALIQAGLADRYALDRELGRGGMATVVLARDLQHDRPVAIKVLLAELAQTVGADRFKREIRVAARLQHPNILSVLDSGDIEGQLWFAMPFVEGENVYERLQRDGPFAPAEALRIAQAAASALAYAHEQGVVHRDIKPENILLSGDQVLVADFGVARAVSEVAEKLTATGMVVGTPTYMSPEQASGEKAIDGRTDTFALGCVLYEMISGDAPFKGPTPQATLMRRFMGPPRPLRPMANISEAVEQAIMRSLAREPAERFATAAEFADALAGKAVPAAAPALATGADASTPAKKGCGAAVLLFIALGGVLGRALLG from the coding sequence GTGAAGCCCGACCTCCGCGCGCTGATCCAGGCCGGCCTGGCCGACCGCTATGCCCTCGACCGCGAGCTCGGCCGCGGCGGCATGGCCACCGTGGTGCTGGCCCGGGATCTCCAGCACGACCGTCCCGTCGCCATCAAGGTGCTGCTGGCCGAGCTGGCCCAGACCGTCGGCGCCGACCGCTTCAAGCGGGAGATCCGGGTGGCGGCCCGGCTGCAGCATCCCAACATCCTCAGCGTGCTCGACTCCGGTGACATCGAGGGCCAGCTCTGGTTCGCCATGCCGTTCGTGGAGGGCGAGAACGTGTACGAGCGGCTCCAGCGGGATGGGCCGTTCGCCCCGGCGGAGGCGCTTCGAATCGCCCAGGCTGCCGCGAGCGCGCTGGCCTACGCGCACGAGCAAGGCGTGGTGCACCGGGACATCAAGCCGGAGAACATCCTGCTCTCCGGCGATCAGGTGCTGGTGGCCGACTTCGGGGTGGCGCGGGCGGTGAGCGAGGTGGCCGAGAAGCTGACGGCCACAGGCATGGTGGTGGGCACGCCGACCTACATGAGCCCCGAGCAGGCCAGCGGCGAGAAGGCGATCGACGGCCGCACCGATACTTTCGCGCTGGGCTGCGTGCTCTACGAGATGATCAGCGGTGATGCCCCCTTCAAGGGGCCCACTCCCCAGGCCACCCTGATGCGCCGATTCATGGGACCGCCCCGCCCGCTGCGCCCCATGGCCAACATCTCGGAAGCGGTCGAGCAGGCCATCATGCGCTCGCTGGCCCGGGAACCGGCCGAGCGGTTCGCCACGGCGGCGGAGTTCGCCGACGCGCTGGCGGGCAAAGCGGTCCCGGCGGCGGCACCTGCGCTGGCCACGGGAGCGGACGCCTCCACTCCCGCCAAGAAAGGCTGCGGCGCCGCGGTGCTCCTCTTCATCGCCCTTGGCGGCGTGCTCGGGAGGGCCCTCCTGGGCTGA
- a CDS encoding EAL domain-containing protein has protein sequence MAFLTACYAVAYLVWEGSDWGSPQIRNLISNVAFMPLNLGVLVLNALASRRTVLDPGVRRALRLLAIGGGMVFIGNAISVLYLTVLSRNPAVTWADPFYLADSLLTLSALLSFPLARRTRLERWKFVLDAAMVLVGGGVAIWYFSVRPTAASEGNSIMVTILAFAYPLAGMLVLLGSTTVWLRRPIDGNRAAFRLLIGGVVVSIVADLTFNVIRAQTGERPASWTDAVFLLCYVMLIASAELFYRRPVAGTVSTAAPRPKIQPLSPLPYLAVGSTYALLLVTAIHPWTDPVSGLALGALLVTALVVFRQLLTVRENVRLLAETAARQNEARFRSLVQHSSDVIIVIRATGVMRFVSPAATRVFGYDPSALAGMQVSDLLHPEDRDRAAKFVTDAAKRPGVTGPVEWRFRQPDGSWLHAEILATNLLNDSTVRGIVLNTRDVSERRRLEEQLTHQAFHDPLTGLANRALFRDRVSHALALARRQGNPITVLFLDLDDFKKVNDSLGHGEGDRLLIAAAERFLCCARAADTVARLGGDEFAILIEHVAGSDGRAGILDRLAAAMTHPFSLSGNQIQVSASIGVATAAGDETADDLLRNADVAMYAAKRRGKGRSETYESRMYADVRDRLEMEAALRTAIEQCQLTLHYQPIVVLRTGAIQGVEALVRWDHPRYGHLLPQHFVPLAEETGLIVRLGGWVMGEACRQVQAWRVAYPQHSLSVSVNMSGRQLQHAAIIEETRNALVTSGIDPAAVVLEITESVLAQQTETILERLRQLKALGVRLAIDDFGTGYSSLSYLQRFPIDILKIAKPFVEEVGLGADRSALARAIIGLGDTLKLHTIAEGIEMAEQRGALLELGCGLGQGHYFAPALPPPAMERLLGTGPVLGGELAASHHGRMAAVSPT, from the coding sequence GTGGCGTTCCTCACCGCCTGCTACGCCGTGGCGTACCTGGTGTGGGAGGGCAGCGACTGGGGCAGTCCCCAGATACGCAACCTGATCAGCAACGTCGCCTTCATGCCGCTCAACCTGGGCGTGCTGGTGCTGAACGCGCTCGCGTCCCGCCGCACGGTGCTGGACCCCGGGGTCCGGCGGGCTCTCCGGCTGCTGGCGATCGGCGGCGGGATGGTGTTCATCGGGAACGCCATCTCGGTCCTCTACCTCACCGTGCTCAGCCGGAATCCGGCGGTCACCTGGGCCGACCCGTTCTACCTGGCCGACTCGCTGCTCACGCTGAGCGCCCTGCTCTCCTTCCCGCTGGCACGCCGCACCCGGCTGGAGCGGTGGAAGTTCGTGCTCGACGCCGCGATGGTGCTGGTGGGCGGCGGGGTGGCAATCTGGTACTTCTCGGTCCGGCCCACGGCCGCGTCCGAGGGGAACAGCATCATGGTGACGATCCTCGCCTTTGCCTACCCGCTGGCGGGCATGCTGGTGCTGCTTGGCAGCACCACTGTCTGGCTCCGACGGCCGATCGACGGCAACCGGGCGGCGTTCCGGCTGCTGATCGGCGGCGTGGTGGTGAGCATCGTCGCGGACCTCACGTTCAACGTGATCCGGGCCCAGACCGGCGAGCGGCCCGCCAGCTGGACCGACGCGGTGTTCCTGCTCTGCTACGTGATGCTCATCGCGAGCGCCGAGCTGTTCTACCGGCGCCCGGTGGCGGGCACGGTCTCGACCGCGGCGCCTCGGCCGAAGATTCAACCGCTGAGCCCCCTGCCCTATCTGGCCGTCGGCAGCACCTACGCGCTGCTCCTGGTGACCGCCATCCACCCGTGGACCGATCCGGTGAGCGGGCTCGCGCTCGGCGCGCTGCTGGTGACGGCCCTGGTGGTGTTCCGGCAGCTCCTCACCGTCCGGGAGAACGTCCGGCTGTTGGCCGAGACGGCGGCACGGCAGAACGAGGCGCGGTTCCGCTCGCTGGTGCAGCACTCCTCCGACGTCATCATCGTGATCCGCGCCACCGGGGTCATGCGCTTCGTGAGCCCGGCCGCGACCCGGGTGTTCGGGTACGATCCATCCGCGCTGGCCGGTATGCAGGTGTCCGATCTCCTGCATCCGGAGGATCGGGACCGCGCCGCCAAGTTCGTGACCGACGCCGCCAAGCGCCCCGGCGTGACCGGCCCGGTGGAATGGCGCTTCCGCCAGCCGGACGGCTCCTGGCTGCACGCGGAGATCCTCGCCACCAACCTGCTGAACGACTCGACGGTCCGCGGCATCGTGCTGAACACCCGTGATGTCAGCGAGCGCAGGCGGCTGGAGGAGCAGCTCACCCACCAGGCGTTCCACGATCCCCTCACCGGCCTGGCCAACCGCGCGCTGTTCCGCGACCGGGTGAGTCACGCGCTGGCGCTGGCGCGGCGGCAGGGGAACCCCATCACCGTCCTCTTCCTCGACCTGGACGACTTCAAGAAGGTCAACGACAGCCTGGGACATGGCGAGGGCGACCGGCTACTGATCGCGGCCGCGGAGCGGTTCCTCTGCTGCGCGCGAGCGGCGGATACGGTGGCGCGGCTGGGCGGGGACGAGTTCGCCATCCTGATCGAGCATGTGGCCGGGTCGGACGGGCGGGCGGGCATCCTCGACCGGCTGGCCGCCGCCATGACTCACCCTTTCTCGCTCAGCGGCAACCAGATCCAGGTGAGCGCCAGCATCGGCGTGGCCACCGCCGCCGGCGACGAGACGGCGGATGACCTGCTCCGAAACGCCGACGTGGCGATGTACGCCGCCAAGCGCCGGGGCAAGGGGCGCTCCGAGACGTACGAATCCCGGATGTACGCCGACGTGCGCGACCGGCTGGAGATGGAGGCCGCGCTCCGGACCGCCATCGAGCAGTGCCAGCTCACCCTGCACTACCAGCCGATCGTGGTCCTCCGGACCGGGGCGATCCAGGGCGTGGAGGCGCTGGTGCGCTGGGATCACCCGCGGTACGGCCATCTGCTGCCCCAGCACTTCGTGCCCCTGGCCGAGGAGACCGGGCTGATCGTGCGACTGGGCGGCTGGGTGATGGGCGAAGCGTGCCGGCAAGTCCAGGCGTGGCGGGTGGCGTATCCCCAACATTCGCTCTCGGTCTCGGTCAACATGTCGGGGCGGCAGCTGCAACACGCCGCGATCATCGAGGAGACCCGGAACGCGCTGGTGACTTCGGGGATCGATCCGGCCGCCGTGGTGCTGGAGATCACCGAAAGCGTGCTGGCACAGCAAACCGAGACCATCCTGGAGCGGCTGCGCCAGCTCAAGGCGCTGGGCGTGCGCCTGGCGATCGACGATTTCGGCACCGGCTACTCGTCCCTCAGCTACCTGCAGCGCTTTCCGATCGACATCCTCAAGATCGCGAAGCCGTTCGTGGAGGAGGTGGGTCTCGGGGCCGACCGCTCGGCACTGGCGCGCGCCATCATCGGTCTGGGCGACACGCTCAAGCTGCACACCATCGCGGAGGGCATCGAGATGGCGGAACAGCGCGGCGCCCTGCTCGAGCTCGGCTGCGGACTGGGGCAGGGACACTACTTCGCGCCGGCATTGCCACCCCCGGCGATGGAGCGGCTCCTCGGCACCGGGCCGGTGCTGGGTGGAGAGCTCGCCGCATCTCACCATGGCCGCATGGCGGCCGTCTCTCCCACCTGA
- a CDS encoding methyl-accepting chemotaxis protein: MASARQKFITNLYLAAIAAVAPLGLIVALLLASVTSNREAVIRGTLLFVAAGMAAAWTLVRLLLVRVLRPTGRAAGIASRVAQGNLSTDGETGKPGQDALSTSLNTMLLKLRDLVGTIRQHAHDAAAMAEEIASSTHQMTASTQEVASTTGDLTERANQQAVVVRAAANDASRILGIAQELAAGAVEAADRNGALARLARSHRERLDASTAELGRLAEEVEQAATEADALAVASEEIEKFIIQTKAIAKQTHMLALNASIEAARAGEEGKGFSVVAEEVRKLAGQAAQAAASTSETVQVVLARVQTARERLIRLSHGGMAAKDAAHAAADGLMHVAADAEANDEWTRRISASAGEVRGLVEGIAGRMREVSAGTEDYAAAAQEIAAAAQELNASTEEISASAGHLAEAAERLTGAVGGFTLG; encoded by the coding sequence ATGGCCTCTGCACGCCAGAAATTCATCACCAACCTGTACCTCGCGGCCATCGCCGCCGTGGCTCCGCTCGGCCTCATCGTGGCCCTGCTGCTCGCCTCCGTCACCAGCAACCGGGAGGCGGTGATCCGTGGGACGCTGCTCTTCGTCGCCGCCGGCATGGCCGCGGCGTGGACCCTGGTCCGGCTGCTGCTGGTAAGGGTGCTGAGGCCCACCGGGCGGGCGGCCGGCATCGCGAGCCGGGTGGCGCAAGGGAACCTGAGCACCGACGGCGAGACCGGCAAACCGGGACAGGATGCGCTCTCCACCTCGCTCAACACCATGCTGCTCAAGCTGCGGGACCTGGTCGGCACCATCCGGCAGCACGCGCACGACGCGGCCGCGATGGCGGAGGAGATCGCCAGCTCGACCCACCAGATGACGGCATCCACCCAGGAGGTGGCCAGCACCACGGGCGACCTGACGGAGCGCGCCAACCAGCAGGCGGTCGTGGTCCGGGCCGCGGCCAACGACGCCAGCCGGATCCTGGGAATCGCCCAGGAGCTCGCGGCGGGAGCGGTCGAGGCGGCGGACCGCAACGGTGCACTGGCCCGGCTGGCCCGCTCGCACCGGGAGCGGCTGGACGCGAGCACGGCGGAGCTGGGACGCCTGGCGGAGGAGGTCGAGCAGGCGGCCACCGAGGCTGACGCGCTGGCGGTGGCCTCGGAGGAGATCGAGAAGTTCATCATCCAGACCAAGGCGATCGCCAAGCAGACCCACATGCTGGCCCTCAATGCCTCGATCGAGGCGGCCCGGGCGGGCGAGGAAGGCAAGGGATTCAGCGTGGTGGCGGAAGAGGTCCGGAAGCTCGCCGGCCAGGCGGCGCAGGCGGCCGCGTCCACCAGCGAGACGGTCCAGGTGGTGCTGGCCCGGGTGCAGACCGCGCGGGAGCGGCTCATCCGGCTGAGTCATGGCGGGATGGCAGCCAAGGACGCGGCACACGCGGCGGCGGACGGCCTGATGCACGTGGCGGCGGACGCGGAGGCCAACGACGAATGGACCCGGCGGATCTCCGCGTCCGCCGGCGAGGTTCGCGGGCTGGTCGAGGGGATCGCCGGGCGCATGCGCGAGGTGTCCGCCGGGACCGAGGACTACGCCGCGGCCGCCCAGGAGATCGCCGCGGCCGCGCAGGAGCTGAACGCGTCGACCGAGGAGATCTCCGCCTCGGCCGGCCACCTGGCGGAGGCGGCGGAGCGGCTCACCGGCGCGGTGGGCGGATTCACGCTGGGGTGA
- a CDS encoding M48 family metallopeptidase produces MSRGRLWIALFVAAISLFGYFGSSVFNPITQEKQHVGSITPEQEVALGLQAAPEMEQQYGGPDPDQEAQARVSRVGERVVTRSAAGKSPYRFEFHLLNDPETINAFALPGGQVFITEGLLKRLTSEGELAGVLGHETGHVVGRHGAEHIAKEQLTQGLTGAAVLATYDPNDPSSRNSSAVALMIGQLVTMKFGRQDELEADRLGVRLMSEAGYDPRSMVALMEILEKSAQGPRTPDFFSTHPNPENRIVRIREAIQAQYPNGVPEGLEK; encoded by the coding sequence ATGTCGCGCGGAAGACTCTGGATCGCCCTCTTCGTCGCTGCCATCTCCCTGTTCGGTTACTTCGGCAGCAGCGTCTTCAATCCCATCACCCAGGAAAAGCAGCACGTCGGCAGCATCACCCCCGAGCAGGAGGTGGCGCTGGGGCTGCAGGCCGCGCCGGAAATGGAGCAGCAGTACGGCGGGCCCGACCCCGACCAGGAGGCGCAGGCGCGGGTCAGCCGGGTGGGCGAGCGGGTGGTGACCCGGAGCGCCGCCGGAAAGAGTCCCTACCGCTTCGAGTTCCACCTGCTGAACGATCCCGAGACGATCAATGCGTTCGCGCTCCCTGGCGGCCAGGTGTTCATCACCGAGGGTCTGCTCAAGCGGTTGACCAGCGAGGGAGAGCTCGCGGGCGTGCTGGGGCATGAGACGGGACACGTCGTGGGGCGACACGGGGCGGAGCACATCGCCAAGGAGCAGCTCACCCAGGGGCTGACCGGCGCGGCGGTGCTCGCCACCTACGATCCCAACGATCCGTCGAGCCGGAACTCCAGCGCGGTGGCGCTGATGATCGGGCAGCTGGTGACCATGAAGTTCGGCCGACAGGACGAGCTCGAGGCCGACCGGCTGGGGGTCAGGCTGATGAGCGAGGCAGGGTACGATCCGCGGTCGATGGTCGCGCTGATGGAGATCCTGGAAAAGAGCGCCCAAGGCCCCAGGACGCCCGATTTCTTCAGCACGCATCCCAATCCGGAGAATCGGATCGTGCGGATCCGGGAGGCGATTCAGGCGCAGTATCCCAACGGGGTGCCGGAGGGGCTGGAGAAGTGA